CGTTTGGCAGACATGTACTTGGGGTATGCTGAAACGTTGAGCGCTTGTGACCAACGTAATGAAGCGATTAAGTATGTAAATAAGATACGCGCCCGTGCCGGTATTCCTGGATATGGTGCGGTAGGTACTAAGGACGATAATGGATTTGCATGCATTCCTTATGAAGATACACGTGACGGAGTGGACAAACGTATTCATCGTGAACGTTTGGTTGAGCTGATGTTCGAATGGAATCATTTCTTTGATGTACGTCGTTGGAAAGTAGCCGATATGGCTGTAGGCGATGATTGGATTTATCCTAAATATCATAGAGGTGGAGAAGGCGGACCTATTCATGGTATGGCTTTCCGTTCGGATGCTCCTGCATTTTTTGAGAAGGTAGTAGTAGAAACACGTACATTTTTGCCTAAACATTACCTCTTCCCGATTCCTGACGAAGATGTACGTCGTAATCCGAAGATGGTACAAAATCTGGGATGGACAACGGAGTAATATACTCCGGATGTCCGATCTGCGAATGAATGAAAGAAATTAATGAAAAGAAAAACAATGAAGATACCTCAAATAAGATGTAGCGATGTGAATGCAGTGAAGAGAATCATTTTTCTTTTGGTGCTGCTAATTCCCTTTTGTCTGGCAGGATGTTCGTCCGACGATGATGAAGGAGATAATGGAGGAGAAGGTCCGAACGAAGATGCTCCGGTTTCTTATGTACTTGGTTCGGGTAACACGAATATGCCCTCCAGTGGTACAATTATAGCGCAATATGCTGATGCTCCTGTCGGTTCGGAAATCAGACGTTTGGTAGACGATAATGCTGACACGAAGTATGTTACTTATCATAGTAGTTTCAACATCACTTGGAATGGAAATAGTAGTAAGGCTGTCACTGCCTATTCGTTGACCTCGGCTGCCGATACTCCCGAAATGGACCCGAAAGATTGGACACTCTATGGTTCTAATGATAATACTACGTGGACAGAACTGGATGCGCAGACAAACCAACTTTTTGCAGCGAGAAAAGAAGAGAAAAGCTATGAAGTGGATAATGCAACTTCCTATCGTTACTACAGACTTTCTGTTGAAGCGAACAATGGTGGTGCTGCCACGCAGATAGCTGAATGGAAACTGGTGGCCATGCGTTCATATACGGAGAATATCAACGACTTGATTGCTAGTAAAGGTTCCAGTACGTTTAGTGCGATAACTCCGATGGGCAGACAGCATGAGAATGACAGAGAAGCTACGGCAGCAGACTTGAAATGGCTTGCCGATCCTGCTGAAGAACCTGAACCATTTGGAGATGGTGGGACGAAGATGGCTTGGAATACATTCAATGTTGTATCCATTTATCCAAATGGAAATCCTGTGATGTCTGATGTAAATCAGCGTTGGGTAGGTGACTGCTGTGCTTGTGCGGTGATTGCTTCGATGGCATACCTCTATCCC
This sequence is a window from Bacteroides thetaiotaomicron VPI-5482. Protein-coding genes within it:
- a CDS encoding C2 family cysteine protease — encoded protein: MKIPQIRCSDVNAVKRIIFLLVLLIPFCLAGCSSDDDEGDNGGEGPNEDAPVSYVLGSGNTNMPSSGTIIAQYADAPVGSEIRRLVDDNADTKYVTYHSSFNITWNGNSSKAVTAYSLTSAADTPEMDPKDWTLYGSNDNTTWTELDAQTNQLFAARKEEKSYEVDNATSYRYYRLSVEANNGGAATQIAEWKLVAMRSYTENINDLIASKGSSTFSAITPMGRQHENDREATAADLKWLADPAEEPEPFGDGGTKMAWNTFNVVSIYPNGNPVMSDVNQRWVGDCCACAVIASMAYLYPRFVKHIIKDNMDKTYTVTMYDPKGKQISVGVGGDYFIGNSGDLGALGGRNKEVTWATILEKAMIKWNQIYQGSSNVGGIGTEYVSAIFTGDGESVGFGANALIAEDLQRAVEVSLKQGRLVIGGFTRSGEQVDQNWQTTSGHAFTFILPDDNTHLFKMRNPWGGTTDGVMKVKDDGRIPPMIDLRICAPGAAKNYGVGPDLGGYIPNF